One stretch of Nitrosococcus watsonii C-113 DNA includes these proteins:
- a CDS encoding AAA family ATPase, producing MEQIKQPIIFDDTTFIYPNMYTDYFGLTGHPFRLVPDPHYFFPAPFHKAVSKCLLEGLISPLRIAVVSGPPGVGKTLLLTRFMEQLGKNYPVIFIQNPKLGFEELLALIQSKFNIIVKDESVAARLSALDSFEENISQIGKRAVILVDEADSISQEAVDVLSKLTKPAAAETPSFFIVLASRNNTANYQSLLIEHKNTSKVYSLLPLLADQVGPYVDFRLRQAGYVGENPFSPEAITSLVKFSHGIPQLINRLCGAALLEASLTDKKFISSEIVDEVAQGLWLTLGNSNVSSDLSLAKGTEAAFLPTAGQPQLPLEPVFETDQKENKEILPIISPPGNDSSASEKQSNSEKSSSLDTRPPSEPTPQLTNTVPHDNSPTPLERSQAGEKKPRIIMALGIFIALIIGLIGGAYLSALIPGESSLLSIIEPTEDTKSTANKIRSTEEKSEDFPGKGKMIAGEVPPSTTTEKNSTPATQETASASHSGMPSNPELASEKSSDEISPNPGTEATVISAQKESQQDQNRAIIPEDEPRKYSQQPSQAQQITLLLDQAKQQETAFKLTTPEGNNAYESYTAILKMAPNYPAAAKGLQRIRDYYVRWGLKAEDQGDLDLAAVYYKRALNIFPNDFALNTALRRVEEQLQKQKEIGPPATENDR from the coding sequence ATGGAGCAAATTAAACAGCCTATAATTTTTGATGATACTACCTTTATCTATCCAAATATGTATACAGACTATTTTGGGCTTACGGGCCATCCATTTCGGCTAGTGCCGGATCCACACTATTTTTTCCCAGCGCCTTTCCACAAAGCGGTAAGCAAATGCCTACTCGAAGGCCTCATAAGTCCACTCCGCATCGCGGTGGTTTCCGGTCCTCCTGGCGTCGGCAAAACGCTTCTGCTAACTCGTTTTATGGAGCAACTAGGGAAAAACTATCCGGTTATCTTTATCCAAAACCCTAAACTGGGTTTTGAAGAACTTCTCGCCCTGATACAGAGCAAATTTAATATCATCGTCAAAGATGAATCCGTTGCCGCAAGACTCTCAGCTCTAGATTCTTTTGAGGAAAATATCTCTCAAATAGGCAAACGGGCCGTCATTCTTGTGGATGAGGCGGATAGTATTTCCCAGGAAGCAGTAGACGTGCTTTCTAAATTGACGAAACCGGCAGCAGCAGAAACGCCATCTTTTTTTATCGTACTAGCAAGTCGAAACAACACTGCTAATTACCAAAGCTTATTGATAGAACATAAAAATACTTCAAAAGTATACTCTCTTCTTCCCTTGCTTGCGGATCAAGTTGGTCCCTATGTCGATTTTCGCCTTCGTCAGGCCGGTTATGTAGGTGAAAACCCCTTTAGCCCAGAAGCAATAACTTCCTTGGTAAAGTTTTCCCACGGCATTCCCCAACTCATCAACCGACTCTGCGGCGCTGCGCTCCTGGAAGCTAGCCTCACTGATAAAAAATTTATCTCTTCGGAAATAGTCGACGAAGTCGCCCAAGGTCTATGGCTCACTCTAGGAAACAGTAATGTCTCTAGCGATTTATCTCTGGCTAAAGGCACAGAAGCGGCCTTTTTACCGACAGCCGGACAGCCTCAACTCCCCTTAGAACCGGTGTTTGAAACTGATCAAAAAGAGAATAAAGAGATCCTTCCCATTATTTCTCCGCCAGGAAATGATTCTTCAGCTTCAGAAAAGCAATCCAACTCCGAAAAGTCTTCTTCTTTAGATACGCGTCCCCCATCAGAGCCAACACCCCAGCTTACCAACACTGTCCCCCATGATAACTCCCCTACCCCTCTAGAAAGGTCCCAAGCAGGGGAAAAGAAACCACGGATTATTATGGCCTTAGGTATCTTCATAGCGCTAATAATAGGTCTAATCGGTGGGGCTTATCTATCAGCATTAATCCCTGGAGAAAGTTCTCTTCTTTCAATCATAGAACCCACCGAAGACACTAAAAGCACCGCTAATAAAATAAGATCTACCGAGGAAAAAAGTGAAGACTTTCCTGGAAAAGGCAAAATGATTGCTGGCGAGGTACCTCCCTCTACCACCACGGAAAAAAATAGCACTCCAGCTACCCAGGAAACCGCTTCTGCTAGTCACAGTGGGATGCCTTCCAACCCTGAACTTGCATCAGAGAAAAGTTCTGACGAGATTTCCCCAAATCCGGGAACGGAAGCTACTGTGATTTCAGCCCAGAAAGAATCGCAGCAAGATCAGAATAGGGCAATAATTCCTGAAGATGAACCCAGAAAATACTCACAGCAACCCTCCCAAGCACAACAAATTACCCTACTGCTGGACCAGGCCAAACAGCAAGAGACTGCTTTCAAACTTACCACCCCAGAAGGTAATAATGCTTACGAATCCTATACTGCCATTTTAAAAATGGCGCCGAATTACCCCGCAGCCGCAAAAGGGCTTCAGCGTATCCGTGACTACTATGTTCGCTGGGGCCTGAAGGCTGAAGATCAAGGGGATCTAGATTTAGCCGCTGTCTATTATAAACGCGCTTTGAATATCTTTCCCAACGATTTCGCCTTGAATACCGCGTTGCGCCGAGTTGAGGAACAGCTCCAAAAACAAAAGGAGATAGGCCCGCCCGCCACCGAAAATGATCGGTAG
- a CDS encoding c-type cytochrome: MPYVFPPVAKSDFMVADKDRAIRTLINGLQGKITVNGVPYDGAMPALKLSNEEVANVLSYVLNSFGNQAGYVRPEDVGRVRAPTIQ; this comes from the coding sequence ATCCCCTACGTTTTTCCGCCAGTGGCCAAATCTGATTTTATGGTGGCGGATAAAGACCGCGCTATCCGCACGTTGATCAATGGCCTACAGGGTAAAATCACGGTTAATGGCGTGCCCTACGATGGAGCTATGCCAGCGCTTAAGCTAAGTAATGAGGAGGTCGCCAATGTCCTATCTTACGTGCTCAACTCGTTTGGTAATCAGGCCGGCTATGTCCGGCCTGAAGACGTTGGGCGAGTGCGCGCCCCAACTATTCAATGA
- the nirK gene encoding copper-containing nitrite reductase has protein sequence MAYYLKEFLQQRIAAAALGWGLLSAVAYAELPVVDLPVEEAILTDAPLVPPPIIRSTPAKVVVRLETVETVKRLADGVEYTFWTFGGSVPGKFIRIREGDEVEFYLSNHPTSRMPHNIDLHAVTGPGGGATSSLTAPGHTSQFSFKALNPGLYVYHCATAPVGMHIANGMYGLIFVEPAQSIAKVDREYYVMQGEFYTKGRYGEVGLQPFDMEKAIHEEAEYVVFNGAVGSTTGDNAITAKSGETVRLYIGNGGPNLISSFHVIGEIFDKVYLEGGEMLNHNVQTTLIPAGGSAIVEFKVQVPGTLIRYAQLVISPPGKASPTFFRQWPNLILWWRIKTALSAR, from the coding sequence ATGGCTTACTATCTGAAAGAATTCTTGCAACAAAGAATAGCCGCTGCGGCGCTGGGCTGGGGCCTGCTTTCAGCTGTTGCCTATGCCGAATTACCCGTTGTCGACTTACCCGTGGAGGAAGCTATCTTAACCGATGCTCCACTGGTGCCGCCTCCTATCATTCGCAGCACGCCGGCGAAAGTGGTGGTGCGCCTGGAAACGGTGGAGACAGTCAAGCGTCTGGCCGATGGAGTGGAATATACTTTCTGGACCTTCGGCGGATCGGTGCCGGGAAAGTTTATACGCATCCGTGAGGGTGATGAGGTCGAGTTTTATTTGAGCAATCACCCTACTAGCAGGATGCCCCATAACATTGACCTACATGCTGTGACCGGCCCTGGTGGCGGGGCTACCTCGTCTCTGACAGCGCCGGGCCATACCTCACAGTTTAGCTTCAAGGCCCTCAATCCCGGTCTCTATGTATATCATTGCGCCACGGCGCCTGTTGGCATGCATATCGCCAATGGGATGTATGGTCTTATCTTCGTGGAACCAGCCCAAAGTATAGCCAAGGTAGACCGGGAATATTACGTGATGCAGGGTGAATTCTATACCAAAGGGCGTTATGGCGAGGTGGGGCTTCAGCCCTTTGACATGGAGAAGGCGATCCACGAGGAAGCCGAATACGTGGTCTTTAATGGAGCCGTCGGTTCCACAACGGGCGACAACGCGATTACCGCTAAATCCGGCGAGACTGTCCGTTTGTACATCGGCAACGGTGGCCCAAATTTGATCTCCTCATTTCATGTGATCGGCGAGATTTTCGACAAAGTCTATCTAGAAGGGGGCGAGATGCTGAATCACAATGTGCAGACAACGCTTATCCCCGCAGGCGGCTCAGCGATTGTGGAGTTCAAGGTGCAAGTACCAGGTACTTTGATCAGGTATGCGCAGCTTGTCATCAGCCCTCCGGGGAAGGCATCCCCTACGTTTTTCCGCCAGTGGCCAAATCTGATTTTATGGTGGCGGATAAAGACCGCGCTATCCGCACGTTGA
- a CDS encoding Slp family lipoprotein, whose product MQESCCSIDKIVLTIIFFVLGGCASQFPPLVQQPLLGSPSLSAVREDIAYYQGSYVRWGGTIAGIQNKKEHTIIEIIARPLESDSRPREIHVELGRFLAWVDGFLDPEIYRPGRDMTVYGSIEKLIKKGEEKPLLPLLQVKKYHLWKPRNYPPAYYPYPYWKPRGYY is encoded by the coding sequence GTGCAAGAAAGCTGCTGCTCCATTGATAAAATAGTGCTTACTATTATCTTTTTTGTTCTTGGCGGATGCGCGAGCCAATTCCCCCCCCTGGTCCAACAGCCCCTATTGGGAAGTCCTAGTCTAAGCGCGGTGCGAGAGGATATCGCTTATTATCAAGGCAGCTATGTGCGGTGGGGCGGCACAATTGCGGGTATTCAGAATAAAAAAGAGCATACCATAATAGAGATTATTGCCCGGCCATTGGAGAGCGACAGCCGGCCAAGGGAAATACATGTTGAGTTGGGGCGATTTCTGGCTTGGGTGGACGGTTTTCTGGACCCAGAGATTTACCGGCCAGGGCGGGATATGACCGTCTATGGTTCCATAGAAAAGTTAATAAAAAAAGGGGAAGAAAAGCCTTTGCTTCCCCTGTTACAAGTAAAAAAATATCATCTTTGGAAGCCTAGAAATTATCCTCCTGCCTATTATCCTTATCCCTATTGGAAACCTAGAGGCTACTATTAG
- the lysS gene encoding lysine--tRNA ligase — protein MWFEKIIEGLTGPQLINDSKTPSGRVHVGSLRGVLIHDAIYRALRDKGVEAIYQYGIDDYDPLDGLPADAASSLQAYMGYPLCNIPAPAGSKATDLADHYISEFLNIFPELGVEAQVYRMRDIYRSGRFNQAIDAILKKSDVVRKIYAEVSHAARPEDWYPFQVICEHCGKIGTTAVTAYDGKEVTYHCKTDLVSWAQGCGHQGKVSPFDGRGKLPWKLEWTAKWHTFGITIEGAGKDHCTKGGSRDVAARCLKEIFGDSPPLNVPYEFFLVSGAKMSSSKGVGMAAREIAHFLPPEILRFLIVRTPPKRTVNFSTDFEYIVRLFNEHDRLVQKARREQAPSEKKMLRMIEVDPASTAYHPIGFQLLIALLQLPHIDVEYEIQKRTEEGLTGQDKENLKKRLSAAAYWLDNYASEEDRIELQANLPAAAAELSHSQRAFLHLLGENFPKDSPGEEAYQKLIFDTARLTPLDQKSAFTAIYRVLLDQPQGPKGGALFVYLDREFLVQRFLEVNFSRDAFWRESGISVKECEDWLSKHRGQTLSAKADYKVNALISAKDAPDMLGEIKGKGVIELQVMLADKKTYRLRVLLRDFEGEESVLDSAVASLEAQGKEFLDGMNRLFGISIGTAIKPVVYREYEVGA, from the coding sequence ATGTGGTTCGAAAAAATCATTGAGGGACTGACGGGCCCCCAACTCATCAATGACTCTAAAACCCCTTCAGGTAGGGTGCATGTGGGTTCCTTACGGGGTGTTTTAATTCATGATGCTATTTATCGTGCATTACGGGATAAGGGGGTGGAAGCCATCTACCAGTATGGTATTGATGACTACGATCCCTTGGACGGTCTCCCCGCCGATGCAGCCTCTTCCTTGCAGGCATATATGGGGTATCCCCTTTGTAACATACCGGCCCCTGCTGGTTCTAAGGCCACGGATTTGGCGGATCACTATATCTCCGAGTTTTTGAATATTTTTCCGGAGCTTGGGGTTGAGGCTCAAGTATATAGAATGCGGGATATTTATCGCTCGGGACGATTTAATCAAGCTATTGACGCCATTTTAAAAAAGTCTGATGTGGTTCGTAAGATCTACGCGGAAGTCAGCCACGCGGCCCGGCCCGAGGATTGGTATCCATTCCAAGTAATCTGCGAGCATTGTGGCAAGATTGGTACTACGGCGGTAACAGCTTACGATGGCAAGGAAGTGACTTACCATTGTAAAACTGATTTGGTGAGCTGGGCTCAGGGATGCGGGCACCAGGGAAAAGTCTCTCCCTTTGATGGCCGTGGTAAGTTGCCGTGGAAGCTGGAATGGACGGCAAAATGGCATACCTTTGGCATTACCATAGAGGGTGCCGGTAAGGATCACTGCACCAAAGGCGGTTCCCGTGATGTGGCCGCCCGTTGCCTGAAGGAAATCTTTGGCGACTCGCCGCCGTTGAACGTGCCCTATGAGTTCTTCCTGGTCAGTGGGGCTAAAATGAGCTCTTCCAAGGGGGTGGGTATGGCGGCTAGGGAGATAGCCCATTTTCTTCCGCCCGAGATACTGAGATTTCTGATAGTGCGGACCCCGCCTAAAAGAACGGTCAATTTTTCCACGGACTTTGAGTATATCGTCAGGTTGTTTAATGAACATGACCGGCTGGTCCAGAAGGCGCGACGGGAACAGGCTCCTTCTGAGAAAAAAATGTTGCGGATGATTGAAGTCGATCCGGCTTCCACCGCTTACCATCCAATCGGATTTCAATTGCTGATTGCCTTGCTGCAACTGCCCCATATCGACGTGGAATATGAAATTCAAAAAAGGACCGAAGAGGGGCTGACTGGACAAGATAAAGAGAATCTAAAAAAACGATTATCAGCGGCGGCCTATTGGCTCGATAACTATGCCTCGGAGGAAGATCGCATAGAGCTTCAGGCGAATCTACCTGCCGCGGCCGCTGAATTGAGTCATTCCCAACGGGCTTTCTTGCATCTTTTGGGGGAAAATTTTCCCAAAGACTCACCAGGAGAGGAAGCTTACCAAAAGCTTATTTTTGATACCGCCCGCTTAACACCCCTTGACCAGAAAAGCGCTTTTACGGCTATTTACCGAGTCTTACTTGATCAGCCGCAGGGACCCAAGGGCGGTGCGTTATTTGTGTATCTTGACAGGGAATTCTTAGTGCAGCGATTCCTGGAGGTTAATTTTTCCCGGGATGCTTTTTGGCGCGAAAGTGGAATATCGGTAAAAGAATGCGAGGATTGGTTGAGCAAACATAGGGGGCAAACTCTGAGTGCAAAAGCTGACTATAAGGTAAACGCCTTAATCTCCGCGAAGGATGCACCAGATATGCTAGGAGAGATAAAGGGGAAGGGGGTCATTGAACTCCAGGTGATGTTAGCGGATAAAAAAACCTATAGGCTGCGCGTACTACTTAGGGATTTTGAGGGCGAGGAGAGCGTATTAGACTCAGCCGTCGCCTCCCTTGAAGCTCAAGGAAAAGAGTTCCTGGATGGAATGAACCGGCTTTTCGGGATTAGCATAGGGACTGCTATAAAGCCCGTGGTATATAGAGAATATGAGGTTGGAGCATGA
- a CDS encoding glycoside hydrolase family 15 protein, which translates to MAYQPIENYGMIGDLRTAALVGINGSIDWLCIPHFDSPSVFAALLDDKKGGRFQIASIDNGAKCKQFYWPETNVLVTRFLAPEGAIEVTDFMPVSKAAPGEPHFHQLVRRVTAVRGRSRLRLTCHPAFNFARDEHTTVLVDNGAEFYSKDLNLALSARVPLQRDGEGVEAEFTLNQGETAVFILHQITSQSRCAPCLSVTETEASFRRTVLYWRRWLGKCTYQGRWREMVHRSALALKLLTFEPSGAIVAAPTCSLPEDLGGVRNWDYRYTWIRDSAFTVYALLRIGFTEEAECFMQFIESLCPGPAVSVERPLQIMYRVDGSSEIPEEILDHLEGYCGSRPVRVGNAAYRQLQLDIYGELMDAVYLHNKYGAPISNDLWVRLRRLVDWVCENWQQPDAGIWEVRGGHKHFVYSKLMCWVAIDRALRLAQQRSFPADQDRWLKVRNQIYLEIMDKGWCPERQAFVQHYQNKALDAANLTLPLMLFLSPTDPRMLKTLDAILKPPEVGGLVSNSLVFRYNLNETEDGLEGDEGTFNICTFWLVEALTRAGRHHPPRLEEARLIFERMLGYANHLGLYAEETGYSGEALGNFPQAFTHLALITAAFNLDQALDSQR; encoded by the coding sequence ATGGCTTACCAACCTATCGAAAATTATGGAATGATTGGCGATCTGCGGACAGCGGCGCTGGTGGGGATTAATGGCTCCATTGATTGGCTCTGTATTCCCCATTTTGATTCTCCCAGCGTCTTTGCGGCGCTGCTTGATGATAAGAAGGGTGGTCGGTTTCAGATTGCGTCGATAGATAATGGGGCTAAGTGCAAACAGTTTTACTGGCCTGAAACCAATGTCCTGGTGACTCGTTTTCTGGCTCCGGAGGGGGCCATTGAAGTGACTGATTTTATGCCAGTCAGCAAGGCTGCCCCCGGTGAACCCCATTTTCATCAGTTGGTTCGCCGTGTCACCGCGGTTCGGGGCCGCAGCCGGTTGCGATTAACGTGCCATCCCGCCTTTAATTTTGCCCGTGATGAGCATACTACGGTCCTGGTGGACAATGGCGCTGAATTTTATTCAAAAGACTTAAATTTGGCCTTGTCAGCGAGAGTTCCGCTGCAACGAGATGGGGAAGGAGTCGAAGCGGAATTTACGTTAAACCAGGGTGAAACGGCTGTTTTTATTTTGCATCAAATTACCAGCCAATCCCGTTGCGCTCCTTGCCTCTCGGTAACCGAGACAGAAGCCAGTTTTCGGCGGACGGTGCTCTATTGGAGACGGTGGCTAGGTAAATGTACCTATCAAGGGCGCTGGCGTGAAATGGTGCATCGTTCTGCTTTGGCGCTTAAGCTTTTAACCTTTGAGCCTAGCGGAGCTATTGTGGCGGCTCCTACCTGTAGTTTGCCCGAGGATTTAGGGGGAGTGCGCAACTGGGATTATCGCTATACCTGGATCAGAGACTCGGCCTTTACCGTCTATGCCCTGTTAAGAATCGGGTTTACCGAGGAGGCGGAGTGTTTTATGCAATTCATCGAGAGTCTCTGCCCCGGCCCCGCAGTATCCGTGGAGCGCCCCTTGCAGATTATGTACCGGGTGGACGGGAGTTCTGAGATTCCCGAGGAGATCCTGGATCATCTGGAAGGTTATTGCGGCTCCCGGCCAGTACGGGTTGGGAATGCCGCTTATCGTCAACTCCAATTAGATATCTATGGGGAATTGATGGATGCGGTCTATTTGCATAATAAATATGGCGCGCCGATTTCCAATGATTTGTGGGTTCGCTTGCGGCGATTGGTTGATTGGGTTTGCGAGAATTGGCAACAGCCGGATGCCGGGATTTGGGAAGTTCGTGGGGGACATAAGCATTTTGTCTACTCCAAGCTCATGTGCTGGGTGGCCATCGATCGGGCGCTGCGCCTCGCCCAGCAACGCTCCTTTCCGGCCGATCAGGATCGTTGGTTAAAGGTGCGTAATCAGATTTATCTAGAGATTATGGACAAAGGCTGGTGCCCTGAACGGCAAGCCTTTGTCCAGCATTACCAAAACAAGGCGTTGGATGCGGCCAATCTGACCCTGCCTTTAATGCTGTTTCTCTCTCCTACCGATCCCCGGATGCTAAAGACACTGGACGCCATCCTTAAACCCCCTGAGGTAGGGGGACTGGTGTCCAATAGCTTGGTCTTTCGCTATAACCTCAACGAAACCGAGGATGGGTTGGAGGGGGATGAAGGGACCTTCAATATCTGCACTTTTTGGCTGGTAGAAGCCCTCACCCGCGCCGGGCGTCATCATCCACCCCGGCTTGAGGAAGCCCGGTTGATATTCGAGCGTATGCTGGGTTACGCCAATCACCTTGGCTTATATGCTGAAGAAACGGGTTATAGCGGCGAAGCCCTTGGCAATTTTCCCCAGGCATTTACCCATTTGGCGTTGATCACGGCGGCCTTTAATTTGGATCAGGCGTTGGATTCTCAGCGTTAG
- a CDS encoding MmgE/PrpD family protein, with the protein MTQVEQLAEFTSRASYQDLSEAARQQLKIRVLDSLTCGIGALEGEPIQMLRFYLYEVGGSGLCTLMATKERAAPARAAFYNGSLIRYLDYNDSYLAAGETCHPSDNLSAVKVTVSRRGISRGKRRVKDSTGRTVTLHNGRELVKEKQDYVGFHSRPMTWESIIQKYNQLTHPYAEIPLRRAIIHAVAQLEHMQRQEFG; encoded by the coding sequence ATGACGCAGGTCGAGCAACTGGCTGAGTTCACTAGCCGGGCTTCTTACCAAGACCTCTCGGAAGCCGCCCGCCAACAGCTCAAAATTCGCGTATTAGATTCCCTAACCTGCGGAATTGGCGCCTTGGAAGGCGAGCCTATACAGATGCTTCGCTTCTATCTATATGAAGTTGGAGGGTCAGGATTGTGTACTTTAATGGCCACCAAGGAACGGGCCGCGCCCGCTCGGGCCGCTTTTTATAATGGGTCCTTAATCCGTTATCTCGACTACAATGATAGCTATCTGGCCGCCGGGGAAACCTGCCATCCGAGCGATAATCTAAGCGCCGTAAAGGTGACCGTGAGTCGGCGCGGCATTTCCCGTGGAAAGCGCCGGGTTAAGGACTCCACCGGCCGCACGGTCACCCTCCATAATGGGCGGGAACTGGTGAAAGAAAAGCAAGATTATGTGGGCTTTCATAGCCGCCCTATGACCTGGGAGAGCATTATCCAAAAATACAACCAACTCACCCACCCTTATGCGGAGATACCGCTCCGCAGAGCCATTATTCACGCCGTCGCCCAGCTTGAGCACATGCAGCGCCAGGAATTTGGGTAA
- a CDS encoding DUF3330 domain-containing protein, translating to MTDSHNRDPRVFSSEPKLNCDVCLKEIPQSEAQSAEAEEYVRWFCGLECYEQWRNDKENKKNPEEKKET from the coding sequence ATGACTGACTCCCATAACCGCGACCCACGGGTATTTTCTAGCGAACCCAAACTCAACTGTGATGTTTGCCTGAAAGAAATTCCACAATCAGAAGCCCAAAGCGCTGAAGCGGAGGAATATGTGCGCTGGTTTTGTGGCCTGGAATGCTATGAGCAATGGAGAAACGACAAAGAAAACAAGAAAAACCCGGAGGAGAAGAAAGAAACCTGA
- a CDS encoding DOPA 4,5-dioxygenase family protein produces the protein MKKTKRPVNSHNAYHAHVYFEKETLDFASSLCKEAGERFNLKVGRIHKKLVGPHPKWSCQITFGSKDFDKLIPWLEENRNGLTILVHALSGNDLEDHTLYAYWLGESVELDLSIFAK, from the coding sequence ATGAAAAAAACTAAAAGACCAGTTAACTCTCATAATGCCTACCATGCGCACGTATATTTTGAGAAAGAAACTTTAGATTTTGCCTCTTCACTGTGTAAAGAGGCGGGAGAACGATTCAATCTCAAAGTTGGTCGTATTCATAAAAAGCTGGTTGGGCCCCATCCAAAGTGGAGTTGCCAGATCACATTTGGTTCAAAGGATTTTGATAAGCTTATTCCCTGGCTGGAAGAAAATCGAAACGGCCTTACCATCCTAGTACACGCCCTGTCTGGGAATGACTTAGAAGACCACACCCTCTATGCCTACTGGCTAGGGGAAAGCGTTGAACTCGATTTATCAATATTTGCCAAATAA
- a CDS encoding lipocalin-like domain-containing protein, with protein sequence MLRKTHIFWLLALIAIGIGSTQWLQNNEPALESQGGIPLAELLGGGEGFARVEAPWQFSFPRDHGAHSRYRTESWHFTGHLASEQEEHFGFQLSFFRVGLKPPETPARPSKWGTKEVYRGHFALTDVSQERFHAFERFSRAALGLSGGDSSPTQVWVENWRIQALEGENANFRLRATADGASIDLTLRSLKPPLLPGGDSSGQAGVFYGYQLTRLAAQGTIQRDNRIYPVKGLASLDRAWGAVPVPVGPVVWDRFLLQLDDGRELLVVRLRRRDGSGTPLNSGFLVDRAGKIQSFNSEALTIEIVDYWESPRDGTSYPARWRFRFPAQGIDFRLTPTVADQELNLLLRYWGGLVQVRGQEKGKKIQGQGYVELTGYGT encoded by the coding sequence ATGCTGAGGAAAACCCACATTTTTTGGCTACTGGCACTCATCGCAATAGGAATCGGTAGCACGCAGTGGTTGCAAAACAATGAACCAGCCTTGGAGTCCCAAGGGGGAATTCCCTTAGCGGAACTGCTGGGCGGGGGGGAAGGATTTGCCCGGGTAGAAGCCCCCTGGCAATTCTCTTTCCCCAGGGATCACGGCGCCCACTCCCGCTACCGGACGGAATCCTGGCATTTCACGGGCCATTTGGCCTCGGAACAGGAAGAACATTTCGGCTTTCAACTCAGCTTTTTCCGGGTGGGCCTAAAACCGCCGGAAACCCCCGCCCGTCCCTCAAAGTGGGGAACGAAGGAGGTTTACCGCGGCCATTTTGCCCTGACCGACGTCAGCCAAGAGCGTTTCCACGCCTTTGAGCGTTTTAGCCGGGCCGCCCTGGGGCTGAGCGGAGGGGACTCATCGCCTACCCAAGTGTGGGTGGAGAACTGGCGCATCCAGGCCCTGGAAGGAGAAAACGCCAATTTCCGCCTACGGGCGACCGCCGATGGCGCGAGTATCGACCTGACTTTACGCAGCCTTAAACCGCCTCTCCTTCCTGGCGGCGATTCCTCTGGGCAGGCCGGCGTCTTTTACGGCTACCAGCTCACGCGCCTAGCAGCCCAGGGCACCATCCAGCGAGACAACCGGATCTACCCTGTAAAAGGTTTAGCCTCGCTAGATCGGGCTTGGGGAGCAGTACCCGTACCGGTCGGACCGGTAGTTTGGGATCGTTTTCTGCTGCAACTAGACGATGGCCGGGAACTGCTAGTTGTTCGACTCCGCCGACGAGATGGCAGCGGTACGCCCCTTAATAGCGGATTTCTGGTGGATCGCGCAGGTAAAATCCAATCCTTCAACTCCGAAGCGCTCACTATAGAAATAGTAGACTACTGGGAAAGTCCCAGAGATGGAACTTCTTATCCCGCCCGCTGGCGATTCCGCTTCCCCGCTCAGGGAATAGACTTTCGCCTGACCCCTACCGTGGCGGATCAGGAACTCAACCTTTTACTCCGCTACTGGGGCGGATTAGTACAGGTCAGAGGACAGGAGAAAGGGAAAAAGATACAAGGACAAGGTTATGTGGAGTTGACCGGCTACGGAACATAA